TTCTCAGAATTCTCTACTTAAAATTCACTTCGaattatatttttgattttgaactGTTCAAAATACATCACATCGTTATTATTTGATTTCGTTCTATAATTAGACGTTTATCAAGGTCAGTGGCTATAATCAATCGTATTCATCAAACGTTGGACGTTTGCTTTTGCACTGCTCGTGAACTAGAAAACTATCGTATCTATGAATATAAACTTGTaggtattttttttatgtgtcCTGTTAAAAATACCCCCTCAATTAAAATCACTCTTTCTTCATTTGCCCATATTCCTCAAGTACCTACCTATAATataatccattcacttttattttagcacttggttggccatggaaatttgacacatttcacaatgtgacgcttgtcaaaacatttttgggttttaaatcaacgctatgttgcccgttctaagtaaaagtttctgttattacttattctatcacaatgtcgaatctcttcggaaaatatgtgacgaacataattgaagtttatacaaactgatttaaggcataccaaatctagttatttgcatggaaaatacaagagatcagtataatatcatattatgcactagcttgaggagagttaatgttggttatcttctttcgctaaagtttgaatacgttacatcagttgtagatttcaaaaatattaaccctaagatgaaatgcatatgatgcaatggttgggaatgggtatctcccgaagaaattgagataattacaagaatgttaaattcttcaacaaaaatcatcttgcatcaatataactaaagggaattaaaggaagtttcaagtcaagatgaacttcaacttTGAACGAAAAtgtcacatgaataaacaattaacaggaaaactggcgcgtatttgtagctgtttctgttcatcttaatacattgatgtaataataataattaggtatttattggtaacttaagacattcacaatgtataggacaagtcaaatggaaaatagaaaaatcaatttttgggaacttattctatgaTGGCATTCGTTgtaaatcctgtagtaaacttttcgcattaattcactcaaacctaaaattctcaaatgccaccacttttttgggtctcccaatagaagaaaattctttatcatcctcttcattcacaatctttctgattgtggaaatattcagctgaaatataagtcgtttagattcagatgaaacatcatatagattttcttacattgaatatgtgcgctaccgtctgacgtattgtggattttagaatatcagggtataactattcgaatgagcgcacttgaattctaaatagcacttcctgaaaccctgtctctctctctcttttttcaatcatcttcgacattttcgtaataaaaattgatattagttgtggcaacggcgttatgacattaacgacattccaTGAGTGCCAACCATAGAAATACtcagttctagttacaaaaactatagaaaattatttcatggccaaccgtctgctaaaataaatgtgaatggagtatacctataGTTGGTGAAAAATCTGAAACTGGCCGTCAGTAGGCATAACATTCAACTCCCCTCTTTCTCAGCTTCCGAACCCAACCTGCTGAAGGTCCGGCTCAAACAGCGCGTCATGGAACGCCGCTGCAGCCCCATGAGCAAACGCCACCTACCCTCACCGCTCAAAAAGAAACTGCTGAGCTCCTGCCTACCACCCAGCGAGTCGCCCCCGCAAGAACCACCCAAAGAACTGAGCCCACCCTGCGAGTCCGACGAGTACCAGAGCCACGCGCTCTTCAGCAGCCCCTCGATGCCCAACATCTCCCTGGCCGCCCACCACGTGCTCTCTCCCGACCTATCCGAGGCGGCTCTGAGGGCGGCCTGCACGGCCCGTCTCGGCATGCCGCTGACCGGCCAAATGCTGCCTGGCACCCTGCCTTTCTACCCTTCCCTGCCTGCCATAGAGAGCGAGCACGAGGAAACGCCCCTGGACACGATAAGCGAGCTGCAGGAGCCGCAGCAGAGGGGGGTGATAAGGCCGCTGGGGAGGACGCAGTCTTCGCCGCTTCCCCTAGGTCATCCCCTGCTGGAAGGGCCGCCGCCTCCCATTCTCCAGCCCCCGCAGCCGCCCCCCGAGGAGGAGCAGAAGGATGTGGAACTGAAGGATAACGAATCTAGAAGGTAGGGTtgattttcttcttcttcttagaACCAAAGAGATGTAATAGATAGACCctgatttttcttgaaaatggcGAAACAACTCAAATTTCTGTGAATCACATCGGGAAATCTTTTCGGGGTACGTTTTTCCTCGAAAAACCGAAGGTTATGGCAATTGAATAGGCTCACTGTCATAACCTTTTCTTTCATTGGCAGAAAAATCTAAATAGAGATCTTCTTCTGTAGGTAATGCATAGGAAATCAACTAGATTCATTTCAATCTTTCATTTTTCACCTCCATGGTGTGTTATACACACAGAAACACGTCAGGGCTTACTCCTACTAAGATGTTCGATTTCATCCTTTGGTAACTCCACCTATGCTACTTCTACCTCATGTAAAGTGCGTAAAAGTGTGAGGAGGATGATATAAAAGGAGAAACTTATTTCCATAATGTCCCAATCGTGTTCTATGGTTGAAAGATCTGGATATCTAGGAGGCCAAAGCAACGAATCAACTGTCTTCAAAATCCTGGTCATAGTCCTGGCCAAAGATTACAAAGTAAGGttcgttaggttaggttaggttaacctaacactataatctttggttctgGCTAGACCAGATCGGGTATAATCTCACCATAATTCCGACAGTGTAGTGCACATGGcttaaataaatatattcctggAAATTTCATTAGCACTGAATGTTGTGGTTTCTATGTCACTTAGTATACAATACAAAATAGTTGCGTGTGTGCTTGGAATAATTCTACACCACGGCGTCATTCAAATCAGCAATCAACTTCTCACAACTTACTGTTGTAAAAGTCACAGAAAGAATTAAACATAATTATTTCAGGTTGAAGGTCTGCCCCATCtggaatttttcaattcgtaATTGGttatgagccaattttcgaatTATCAATTTCAGATCCTTCGAATTCCGCCCTGCATTTTCTCTTTGTCGTTGCCGATATATTCCATGCTCGTGTGCAACACACTATCATTGTTGTGGGGTGGTTGATTCTACCATTTTATGGTAATAAATGAGTTCCTCATTAAGGCGCTATAAATAGAACGGCTTTTAACAAGCGACCTTACACGACTGCAACACACGAAAGAATCGATCTCGAGAACGTATCGTGGTTACGTGAAGTGGGATAGCTTTTTGATCTCGATAAGTCTTTCATGATAAGAGGGTGGAGGGTGTTCTTCCACGTATTTCGAAGTGGCTTTCCACGTGGCCGAAAGGTCGAGAGGTATTAGGTTCGGGACGTATGGAGTATATACAAGGTGTGGCATTCGAAAGAATCTGTGTCGAAATGTACTAGAAAAATAAGTAAAATTACGGAAATAGgtagaaatagaaataggtcACTTTTGGTTTTCATCAAATGCTGCAATACCATCGTGCGTTACATCCAGTAGGTGGTGGATCCACATATGTCCTGTCTTATATTCGGATTTCGGATTCTTTTCAACCCtcttttccaacaagatggccCCTTAGATCTCCCTATCTCTAGAGATAACACTGTTTACCCTCTCCTCCACAGACTCTAGCTCCACTTCTACATGAGGTACTTGAACAATACATTACTACCTGACTCTGAGACACATGcatacaaaaataaaatttgtaaCAAATCGATTAATACTGGGTCTTCAGTTTTAAGTGTCGTTTATTATATTAACTTGACTAGTTGATCTTCAAAACTGATTATTATCCTTTCTTTCAGCATAAGGCCTTTATCGAGGGCGGTGAGCAGTCCTGTAGTCCACCTGGGCATTCCAGAACCTCCGACATTGTCACGTAGGCGATCCTCGACAACCCCCACCACAGGCCTGGCCTACGATAATCAAATGCTCAAGCACACCTGTATATGCGGCAACAACATCGTTCATCCCGAACACGCAGGCCGTCTTCAAAGCATATGGTCGAGACTGTTAGAAACCGGCCTAGTAGCCAGATGTGATAGGCTGAGACCCCGCAAAGCGACCACGCAAGAACTACAAACCTGCCATACCGAAAACCATACCATCCTGTATGGCACTAGCTCACTGAATAGACATAAAATGGACACTAGCAAAGTAACCTTCGTGCGACTTCCGTGTGGCGGTATAGGGGTGGACAGTGATACCACATGGAACGAGATGTACACAGCGTCCGCAGCTCGTATGGCCGTCGGATGTACGGTGGATTTGGCCGTACGAACCTGGACTGGCGATATAAAAAACGGTTTCGCTATAGTTCGTCCCCCCGGTCATCACGCAGAGCCTCAACAAGCGATGGGATTCTGTTTCTTCAACTCCGTAGCTATAGCCGCAAGGATACTGCAGAGGGAGCATAGGGTCCATAAAATTCTCATATTCGACTGGGGCATGCACCACGGTAACGGTACCCAGGACATCTTCTACAGCGATCCGAGAGTTCTAGTCATTTCTCTTCATAGGTACGAAAACGGGAATTTCTTCCCTGGCACGGGCAGTCCCAACGATTGTGGGGTCGGGGAAGGGTTGGGGTTCAACGTGAACATAGGTTGGAACGGCGGGTTGAATCCACCGTTAGGGGACGCTGAATACCTGGCCGCTTttcggagtgtcgtcttacctatagCCAAGGAATTTTGTCCGGATATAATCTTAGTATCGGCTGGTTTCGACGCCACGGACGGTCATCTGCCACCGTTGGGCGGTTATAGGGTTACGCCCGCCTGTTACGGCTACATGACGCGACAACTGATGCAGCTTTGCGAGGGGAGGGTAGTGCTGGCTTTGGAAGGAGGGTACGATCTACCTTCGATTTGTGACTCGGCGGAAGAGTGTGTGAAAGTATTACTTGGAGATACCCCATCCGATATTTGTCCCTCGGAACTGTCTAGGGCGCCTTGTCACAACGCTGTCATGAGTTTGCAGGAGGCCATATCGGTGCAGATGAAACATTGGCCTTGCCTACAGATGTCGTCGAAATCGGGGATGATCTCGCATAACGACGCAGTGCGTAGTGAGAAGGAAGACAAAGACACAGTATCCGCGATGGCTAGTTTATCCATGCAGCATCAGTCGATGATGTCGCCTCCGAGGGTTTTGATGCAGCAGGGTTTCCAACCGCTGAAATGCCAGGACGCTGGTCGTCCAATGGACTGAGATTGATGACGATcaattgttttcattattttcctaCACTCCTCATTTCAACTGAACATTCCTGGTGGCACTGTTAAGTCACTAATATTATTAAGATCAAATTAATCgtgttttatttttgttaatatattgaAGATTTTTAATAAAACAATTTATTTACTTTGAGGTCTATCATTTTCCTCTTTCCTCTATTGACAATGGAAAATTGTGCCCCAGGTGGCACAAAGAAGAAGCTTTATAGCCTCCTCTGGCTGAGGCGAAAAAGAAAGTCAATTTTGTCCTGGTTCAACCCCAATACTGTGTGAACCGTTGTGATTCCGTTCAACCTGTTTTAAAAGGTCAATCATCATAAATAACTTTGCCAAAAATCCCAAATCCCAAATGGCGCAGTTATCATCTCTTCAAGTCCAATGAACTTTAGAAGGTGACAGACCTTGCTTCAATAGATTTGAGGCAGTCTAAATAGTTTTTTGGGGTCATCTGAAAACATTTGTGTCTCGTAGAAAAATTGAGACACTTAATTCAAAATACTTGGGAGGTTGTTCCTTGACAAAGTTCTATTATTGCCATCGTATGTCAGTCCCATTTTTACGTCTTGTAAGACTGTGCAGACATCTTTTAACGAGAAGAAAACTATGGTGGCATCTTCCAAGTTATTCAAGATAATGAGAAATACGAAcgtcctaagtttccattttcattttccattaaAAAACTTGAACAGGTCAAGCATGATTGATTGTTAATTCAGTCTTCAGGAGATAAACTGTTTCTCGTAACTTTTCGATCATTCTGATCACAACTTTTGAAACTTTGAATTTAAATTGACCCATATTCCACCTTCTGGTAAAAAAATACCatcgaaaacaccctgtatagcgttGATGAAATATCTTTCGAGAGTAAAATTTGCGATGAAGgtgaaatattaaaatattcaatggacatgATATCAGAAAATAGGTCGTTTTCAAGAAAGCAAGGAACAACAGAATGGTCATTTCCAATccagttttttgaaaaacaattaCATTGTTTTACTGTTCACATTTTTCTACCCTTTCTATATAACTCGCAAATGAGATTAGTTTGGGACGATGTTGAGGATATTTAAGAAGAAAGTAGTGAATCACACACAAATCTGATTTATAGGTAAAGATAAGTATACCTACCTATCTCTACCGAAATGAAGTCATGTTTTGGAATAGTTCCTTTATTATTACGACTCTATTTCTTCAAAGTGTCTTCAAAATTAATTATAAAATAACTATGTTTCAGCAACAAATATATCTCTTCGAAAAAAAAGTCTAGACTGGCTAGCAATAATTTTCTTCCGAAGTGCTCCCAAAAAGTTTTGAATGGGTTCCAAATGATATAGGTTTTCCTCAGCGAATTCATCACCGCCTTCGGACTGGGATTTTGAATGACTTTCCAACACATTCATCCTAAACAGAAACGTCACGTCGCTTAAAATACTTGAGAGTAGGTATCTTGTTGCTAGTAATTGTAGAAATTAGGTAGGAAGACTTTATGAATGGCGACACATCTCTAAATTAGTTTTTTCAGTTACATCCCTCTTTTTCATAATCGCTTAGCAGAATTGATTTTGATTCGTTAATTATATCAGTTCAAGAAAACCAGGTTTTCACAAATCGTTCGTTTCACACAAAGTGCAATAAAATATTCTACTGAGAACCAAAAACATTATGTATGTTGTGAATCAAAACTCTCCAAAACATCATTTTTATTTACAATTTCTTCCCTTGTCACATATCTCCTTTTACAATATTCATTAATATCACAATATTTCGGTTATAAAAGTGTTCAGgaatttactacaggattttacGCCTTAGATTGTGCGATATTTGTTGACACTTATAACTGGAAAAACTAGATAGGAAACAAGTTTTTCCCCTATTCTCATTCTAATGAGAAACAaagaaaatatattcattttccgGAATTCAATTTCCCAGAAGTCTTCTGGAGTTTCAAAAAACCAAAGTGAAATAACCAAACGACTTTTCAGCGGCACGACAAGTGAAACATCCCATCCACTTATAGAAATGGGAAAATAGTAAACGATTCTTACTTATTTCCTTTTCCATCAGTAGTTTTTCCTCCATGTGTGCCACTTTTTATAATTTCAAGGGGCCTACTGCGGTAAAAGTTTTTCTTGAAACAGAAATCGAACAAACTATATTTTAATGTCAGCAGATTTTCTGTGAGG
The nucleotide sequence above comes from Coccinella septempunctata chromosome 4, icCocSept1.1, whole genome shotgun sequence. Encoded proteins:
- the LOC123311178 gene encoding histone deacetylase 4, whose translation is MMAEQQRDAPERELEQQILQMKKQHQLQHQILLQHFQQQQQHLAEQHDLQLKQYYKEFWERQKHLQELRQREQLEALRKKEKHEESAVASTEVKHKLQAFLRQRASGGSNKTPRVESSCWSKNMDTSTDGIPNSNDFPLRKTASEPNLLKVRLKQRVMERRCSPMSKRHLPSPLKKKLLSSCLPPSESPPQEPPKELSPPCESDEYQSHALFSSPSMPNISLAAHHVLSPDLSEAALRAACTARLGMPLTGQMLPGTLPFYPSLPAIESEHEETPLDTISELQEPQQRGVIRPLGRTQSSPLPLGHPLLEGPPPPILQPPQPPPEEEQKDVELKDNESRSIRPLSRAVSSPVVHLGIPEPPTLSRRRSSTTPTTGLAYDNQMLKHTCICGNNIVHPEHAGRLQSIWSRLLETGLVARCDRLRPRKATTQELQTCHTENHTILYGTSSLNRHKMDTSKVTFVRLPCGGIGVDSDTTWNEMYTASAARMAVGCTVDLAVRTWTGDIKNGFAIVRPPGHHAEPQQAMGFCFFNSVAIAARILQREHRVHKILIFDWGMHHGNGTQDIFYSDPRVLVISLHRYENGNFFPGTGSPNDCGVGEGLGFNVNIGWNGGLNPPLGDAEYLAAFRSVVLPIAKEFCPDIILVSAGFDATDGHLPPLGGYRVTPACYGYMTRQLMQLCEGRVVLALEGGYDLPSICDSAEECVKVLLGDTPSDICPSELSRAPCHNAVMSLQEAISVQMKHWPCLQMSSKSGMISHNDAVRSEKEDKDTVSAMASLSMQHQSMMSPPRVLMQQGFQPLKCQDAGRPMD